CTACCGGCCACTTCTCAAGAGCCTCTGACATGATAGTGTGGTTAGTATAACAACATGTCTTAGTTGTTACATCCCAGGCATCATCCCATGACAGATAGTAATCATCCATGAGAATTCTCATAAGCTCAGCAACTGCAACTGTCGGGTGCGTATCATTGAGCTGGAATACAGTCTTCTCGTAGAGTTTTCTTATATCGTCATGATTTCTCAAATACCTCTGAACAGCAGTCTGAACAGAAGCTGAAATAAAGAAATACTGCTGTTTGAGTCGCAGCTCTTTACCAGCAATGTGGTTATCATTAGGATAAAGGACTTCACAGAGCTGGCTTGCGAGGTTCTCCTGCTCAACCGCCTTCTGATAATCTCCCTTATCAAAAGAGTCAAGCTGGAAGCACTGTATCGGCTCGGCATCCCAAATTCTGAGTGTATCTACAACTCCGTTACCATATCCTATTACAGGCAGATCATAAGGAACAGCTCTAACAACCTGATAGCCTTCCTGTCTGAAGATTGTTCTGCCATATTCATCTGTAAACATATTTACGTAGCCGCCAAATTTAACCTCTTTGGCAAGCTCACTTCTTCTAAGTTCGAAGGGGTTACCATTTTCAAGCCATGTATCAGGAACTTCTACCTGATAACCATCCTTTATCTGCTGACGGAACATTCCATATTTGTATCTGATTCCGCAGCCATAAGCCATATATCCGAGAGTGGCAAGTGAATCAAGAAAGCACGCCGCTAATCTTCCAAGACCACCATTTCCAAGAGCAGGATCCGGTTCCTGATCTTCAACAAGGTTAACATCAAGTCCCAGTTCATCAAGTGCCTCTTTTACCGGCTTATAAGCCTGAAGGTTGATGAGGTTGTTACCGAATGCTCTACCCATGAGGAATTCCATAGACATATAGTAAACAATCTTGGGGTCCTGCTCTGCTGCTGCCTTCTGTGTTGTCATCCAGTGATCTACTATTGCATCTTTTATCGCGTATGCTGCTGCCTGGTAGATTTCCTGAGGAGTAGCCTCTTCCATCGTTTTCCTGTAAAGGGTCTTAACGTTGTAAAGGACACTTCTCTTGAATAGGTCTTTGTCAAAAGATAACGGTTTTTTCTTCATAAAGCCTCCTCATAATGCATGTTTGATACTTATCATTATAACAAAAACTAAGCAAATATGCAGTTTTATGCCATCAAAACTCGTACGTCTATATTTTACCGCAAATTCGTACAGTCTTTTATTAAATATCCATAAACATAGCTTGCTCTTAGCAGCAATCAATCCTTTTTAAGAGGCACCCATATGTACACTGACATTTCATCTGAGCCCTCTTCTGGAGGAAGATATACTTCAATGTCATATTCTCCAAGCAGTGAATACCCATTTAATGCAGGCAGCCACTCTGACCAAATCTTAGTGTTTGTTTCCTGTAGAGTACTCATTGTGCAAGGAAACTGTGCCCATAAGCTTCCTGGGATACATCTGGTCTCACACCCTTCTGGGATATCTTCCCAAGGAAAATAGAGATCTGCGATCCAGTAGTCAAAGTCCTTACCTCTCATATCAATGCATACTCCAAAAGTACCTTTAATAGAACGATTCTCTCCCTGTGCCAGCCACTCGTCCCAAAACTTTGGAATTTCCTGGTAACTCGTTTCAGAATTAAATGGTCTCTTTACTCCAACAATAGTAAACGGTGCTTTTTCAACTATACGATAATCCAACATGGTTCCACCCTCCATCGTGATTCTAATATGTAACGGAGCAAAAGAACGAAGTGCAGCTCCAGGCTCTCGTGCCTGAGACGGCGTAATTCCATGGAACTTTTGAAAAGCTTTTGCGAAGCTATCCGGTGAATCGTAGCCATACTTAATAGCAACATCTATCACCTTTATATCCTTACTTGTAAGTTCCTGAGCAGCCAGCGTCATTCTGCGCGCACGAATATATTCACCGACTGTTACACCGCAAAGAGCTCCAAATATGCGTTGATAATAAAAGGGTGACAGCGCCGCTTTATCTGCTATAGCTTCTATATCCAGTTCATCCGTAAGATTTTGCTCTATGAAGTCTATTGATTCCTGGAATCCTTCTATCCAACCCTGCATCTAACTTGCTCCTTTCTCTTGCTATATCTCATTATAGCATCCATATTATTATACCCCCGACATTTCGTGCGCTCTTTGGCAGGTAATATTATATTTCACTAATCTGATTGCATTAACGAATATACATTTCAAAATTGACTAGACAATATGTAATGACCTCCACTATGTAGCAACGTGGATTTACCTGTATACTAAAGATGTTGAGTCAATGGTAACAGGGATTACCGCATACAAAGGGAGGTCACTAAATGAATAATATCACAGTTTACGTAGGAATGGATGTACATAAGGAAAGTTTTACTCTCTGCGATTATTTAATCGAAACAGAGAAGGCGTCTCATACAAGGCGCACCCACGCTGATTACAAGGAAGTCCTAAAATATCTGGAATTCCTTAGAACCATCTACGGAAATGATACAAACTTTATATGCGGTTATGAAGCCGGATGTCTCGGCTATACTTTATATCATCAGTTAACTAATCATAACGTTAACTGTGTGATACTTGCACCAACCACTATGCTTGAACCGCGTAGTGGCAAAAGAATTAAAACTGATAAACGTGATGCTGAATTGATTGGCAAATGTCTGGCTCAGCACAATTACAGTCCTGTTCATGTTCCTACTTCTACAGATGAAGAAACAAAAGAGTTTCTCCGTATGAGAGATGATCATAAGCTTGCACTCAAGAAAGTGAAGCAACAAATACTTTCGTTTTGTCTTCGCCACGACTATCGCTATGAAGGAAAAAGTCACTGGACAGAAGCTCATGTGAACTGGTTAAAATCATTAAAGCCTGAGGCACTGTATAAAGAAATACTCGATGAATATCTGCTGACCTACATAAACTTGAGAGATAAGCTTGAACGTTTAGACAAGCGAATAGAAGAACTTGCTTTAAAAGATGAATACAGAGAGCCTGTTAAAAAACTCTGCTGTTTCATCGGGGTTCAAACTCACACAGCACTATCTGTATTGGTTGAAGTAGGTGATTTCAAACGTTTTGCATCAGCCAATCAGTTTGCTGCATATCTTGGACTTGTGCCTGGTGAAGAATCCAGTGGTGATGAAAAGTCAAGGCTTGGAATCACAAAAGCCGGAAATCGTCATGTTAGACAGCTTCTTATAGAATCATCCCAGTCATACAGCAAAGGACAAATCGGACATAAATCAAAAGCACTTAAATCCCGTCAGATTGGCAACTCACCTCAAGTCATTGCATATGCTGATAAAGCTAATGAAAGGCTAAGACGCAAGTTTTACAAAATGGTTCTTGGTAAAAGCAAGAAACACAATGTGGCTAAAACTGCAATAGCAAGAGAACTTGCCTGCTTCATGTGGGGCATGATAACCGATAATATAGCATGATCAGGTATAACATCGCGCCTCCGATATCAAGGCCAAGCCGCCGTGGGCGGTGCTTCGCAGCCTTGACATCTTCACCCCGCTGTTATAGCGGGTAATCAAGCAGATGTAAGATGGCTTACGCCATTTACATCTGGCCACCAACAAGTACCAACTGAAGACATCTTGAAAGGGCTTCGGCCATTTCAAGGTTAGAGCTATCTACGATAAAACTATGTTGGCACAGAGAAATTTGTGATCCACGCAACTAGACGGTAGAGCTCACGGCGGACCATTGACCTGTCGGTAACCAATCCACGTATATCAGAGTGGCCAATGCCGGGAACTGATACCCCGAGGCTCTTTCAAGGTGCCTTCAGCAACAATTAAATATGTTTGTGGTGATTCCAGTCATTTTTTGCTTGACAGGAGGTCATTACATATCAG
The sequence above is a segment of the Butyrivibrio proteoclasticus B316 genome. Coding sequences within it:
- a CDS encoding AraC family transcriptional regulator, translating into MQGWIEGFQESIDFIEQNLTDELDIEAIADKAALSPFYYQRIFGALCGVTVGEYIRARRMTLAAQELTSKDIKVIDVAIKYGYDSPDSFAKAFQKFHGITPSQAREPGAALRSFAPLHIRITMEGGTMLDYRIVEKAPFTIVGVKRPFNSETSYQEIPKFWDEWLAQGENRSIKGTFGVCIDMRGKDFDYWIADLYFPWEDIPEGCETRCIPGSLWAQFPCTMSTLQETNTKIWSEWLPALNGYSLLGEYDIEVYLPPEEGSDEMSVYIWVPLKKD
- a CDS encoding IS110 family RNA-guided transposase, which produces MNNITVYVGMDVHKESFTLCDYLIETEKASHTRRTHADYKEVLKYLEFLRTIYGNDTNFICGYEAGCLGYTLYHQLTNHNVNCVILAPTTMLEPRSGKRIKTDKRDAELIGKCLAQHNYSPVHVPTSTDEETKEFLRMRDDHKLALKKVKQQILSFCLRHDYRYEGKSHWTEAHVNWLKSLKPEALYKEILDEYLLTYINLRDKLERLDKRIEELALKDEYREPVKKLCCFIGVQTHTALSVLVEVGDFKRFASANQFAAYLGLVPGEESSGDEKSRLGITKAGNRHVRQLLIESSQSYSKGQIGHKSKALKSRQIGNSPQVIAYADKANERLRRKFYKMVLGKSKKHNVAKTAIARELACFMWGMITDNIA